From Zalophus californianus isolate mZalCal1 chromosome 16, mZalCal1.pri.v2, whole genome shotgun sequence, one genomic window encodes:
- the RNF222 gene encoding RING finger protein 222 yields the protein MSEGESKDSSGSECPVCYEKFRHLDGASRTLSCGHVFCHDCLVKYLLSSRVDGQVPRTIVCPICRYVTFLSKKSSRWPSVLDRGSQTLAVPVAPPDALGHTNPLAAAQQVWRPAPSQGAPLPLDLPPGLAREPQVFVISRHGMPLGEQDSVLPRRSLAELSEASPAPSSGRAFCCRSRALLLITFVAVVAVVAAILPWVLLVRKQA from the coding sequence ATGTCCGAAGGGGAGAGCAAAGACAGCTCGGGCAGCGAGTGCCCCGTGTGCTACGAGAAGTTCCGCCACCTGGACGGCGCCAGCCGCACGCTGAGCTGCGGCCACGTGTTCTGCCACGACTGCCTGGTCAAGTACCTGCTCTCGAGCCGCGTGGACGGCCAGGTGCCGAGGACCATCGTCTGCCCCATCTGCCGCTATGTCACCTTCCTCAGCAAGAAGAGCTCCCGCTGGCCCTCGGTGCTGGACCGCGGCTCGCAGACCCTGGCCGTGCCGGTGGCCCCGCCCGACGCCCTGGGCCACACGAACCCCCTGGCCGCCGCCCAGCAGGTGTGGAGGCCGGCCCCGAGCCAGGGCGCCCCGCTCCCCTTGGACCTGCCGCCCGGCCTGGCCCGGGAGCCGCAGGTCTTCGTCATCAGCCGCCACGGGATGCCCCTGGGGGAGCAGGACAGCGTGCTGCCGCGGCGCAGCCTGGCCGAGCTGTCCGAGGCGTCGCCGGCCCCCAGCTCGGGCCGGGCCTTCTGCTGCCGCTCGCGGGCCCTGCTGCTCATCACTTTCGTCGCCGTGGTGGCCGTGGTGGCCGCCATCCTGCCCTGGGTGCTGCTGGTGAGGAAGCAGGCCTGA
- the LOC113908059 gene encoding 60S ribosomal protein L39-like has protein sequence MSSHKTFRIKRFLAKKQKQNRPIPQWIRLKTGNKIRYNSKRRHWRRTKLGL, from the coding sequence ATGTCTTCTCACAAGACTTTCAGAATCAAGCgattcctggccaagaaacaaaagcagaatcgtCCCATTCCCCAGTGGATTCGGTTGAAAACTGGTAATAAGATCAGGTACAACTCCAAGAGGAGGCACTGGAGAAGAACCAAGCTGGGTCTATAA